The Parashewanella tropica genome window below encodes:
- a CDS encoding CesD/SycD/LcrH family type III secretion system chaperone, translating to MKQRDPDWEVDIKQLEEACRLALVEHKTLAEAKGMTPQELEDVYAKGLEKYHAEKPEEALADFSYLVMHQPYDRRFHMALGSTFHWLGEFKHAMNFYGYALLMDACDPGATFRIAQCFLSLGDEASAIDALQTAISQSFTKPEHYEVGQHARKLLEEINK from the coding sequence ATGAAGCAGCGTGATCCTGACTGGGAAGTGGATATTAAACAGCTGGAAGAAGCTTGCCGACTTGCTTTAGTTGAACATAAGACTCTGGCAGAAGCTAAGGGGATGACGCCTCAAGAGCTCGAAGATGTTTATGCCAAAGGTTTAGAGAAATATCACGCTGAAAAGCCAGAAGAAGCACTTGCCGATTTCAGTTATCTTGTGATGCATCAGCCTTATGATCGCCGTTTTCATATGGCATTAGGCTCTACTTTTCATTGGCTAGGCGAATTTAAACATGCGATGAATTTTTATGGTTATGCATTATTAATGGATGCTTGTGATCCCGGTGCGACTTTCCGTATTGCTCAATGCTTTTTAAGTCTAGGTGACGAAGCTTCAGCGATTGATGCTTTGCAAACGGCCATATCTCAAAGCTTTACAAAGCCTGAGCATTACGAAGTGGGTCAACATGCTCGTAAGTTATTAGAAGAAATTAATAAGTAA
- a CDS encoding thioesterase domain-containing protein gives MPINSTAPLLKELKTMWHNTIPISQAMQITPISYQNQEFIVTAPIDPNINCHQTMFAGSVSTLATLTGWGVFWLNHKLQNVSGDIVLAKADIRYLAPIHSQPQARVKWQEQELTGLNEGRKQRVTLNVEIYCDDTLCATFKGTYVSLPQ, from the coding sequence ATGCCAATCAATTCAACCGCGCCGCTACTGAAAGAATTGAAAACGATGTGGCATAACACGATACCTATCTCGCAAGCTATGCAAATCACTCCTATTAGCTATCAAAACCAAGAATTTATCGTAACTGCGCCAATTGATCCTAATATCAATTGCCATCAAACTATGTTTGCAGGCTCTGTCTCAACATTGGCTACATTAACCGGTTGGGGAGTATTTTGGCTGAATCATAAATTGCAAAATGTGAGTGGTGATATCGTATTAGCTAAAGCCGACATTCGCTACCTTGCCCCCATTCACTCACAACCACAAGCGAGAGTTAAGTGGCAAGAACAAGAATTAACAGGGCTGAATGAAGGTAGAAAGCAACGAGTGACGCTTAATGTAGAAATTTATTGTGATGACACTCTATGTGCGACTTTCAAGGGAACATACGTAAGCTTGCCTCAGTAA
- the dtd gene encoding D-aminoacyl-tRNA deacylase, giving the protein MKAIIQRVSQAKVDVDQQTIGQIQQGLVVLLGVEQEDTPSTAEALAQRIINYRVFSDEAGKMNLNLEQIKGELLVISQFTLAADTSRGRRPSFSSAATPEQATTLYEHFIHYCQKQGITTQSGRFGADMQVSLTNDGPVTFILESK; this is encoded by the coding sequence ATGAAAGCCATCATTCAACGAGTCAGCCAAGCGAAGGTTGATGTAGATCAGCAAACTATAGGTCAAATCCAACAAGGGTTGGTTGTTTTATTAGGAGTAGAACAAGAAGACACTCCTTCTACTGCAGAAGCACTAGCCCAAAGGATCATCAACTATCGAGTGTTTTCTGATGAAGCAGGAAAAATGAACCTTAACCTTGAACAAATAAAGGGTGAGCTGTTAGTGATCTCACAGTTCACCCTTGCAGCAGATACCAGCCGAGGACGCAGACCAAGTTTTTCATCTGCGGCAACACCAGAGCAAGCAACTACTTTATATGAACATTTCATTCATTATTGTCAGAAACAAGGCATAACAACACAAAGTGGGCGGTTTGGAGCCGATATGCAGGTCAGCTTAACCAATGACGGACCGGTTACCTTTATCTTGGAATCAAAATAA
- a CDS encoding virulence factor BrkB family protein codes for MNGFKPLLTLPRQLSFLKTFTSFLIHLFNRFKQDHVNIVAGHLTYVTLLSLVPLVAVMMSMLSIFPVFQGVRELIEEFIYHNFLPSANDVIQSNINKFVSNASKGTTIGIMVLVVVALMLISTVDRTLNRIWRIKKKRRWAISFSMYWMVLTLGPIFVGASLAATSYLISLKFFNDPQVAPFFVSNLPMLFSFAAFFMLYLTVPNTHVHWKHGLIGAACASFLFEAGKKLFAFYLTHFPSYEAIYGTLATIPILFVWVYISWMIVLLGALITASLPDFFNQLQEQQNESHHSTSQPSEG; via the coding sequence ATGAATGGGTTTAAGCCATTATTAACATTGCCTCGCCAGTTATCTTTTCTAAAAACGTTTACGAGTTTTTTAATTCACTTGTTTAATCGCTTTAAACAAGATCACGTTAATATCGTTGCAGGCCATTTAACCTATGTGACCTTACTTTCTCTGGTTCCTTTAGTAGCAGTAATGATGTCGATGTTATCGATTTTCCCTGTTTTTCAAGGTGTCAGAGAACTCATAGAAGAGTTTATATACCACAACTTTTTGCCCTCAGCGAACGATGTAATTCAGTCGAATATCAATAAATTTGTCAGTAACGCTTCTAAAGGAACGACCATTGGTATCATGGTTCTTGTAGTCGTTGCCTTGATGTTGATCTCAACCGTCGACCGCACATTAAATAGAATTTGGCGAATTAAAAAAAAGCGCCGCTGGGCCATTTCTTTCTCAATGTATTGGATGGTATTAACATTAGGCCCTATTTTTGTTGGAGCCAGTTTAGCGGCAACGTCTTACTTAATCTCATTAAAATTTTTTAATGATCCACAAGTAGCTCCCTTCTTTGTTTCCAACCTACCTATGCTGTTTTCTTTTGCGGCATTTTTTATGTTGTATCTGACCGTGCCTAATACGCACGTTCATTGGAAACATGGGCTTATTGGTGCGGCATGCGCTTCTTTCTTATTTGAAGCAGGCAAAAAACTGTTTGCCTTTTATCTCACTCACTTTCCAAGTTATGAAGCCATATACGGAACACTAGCCACTATTCCGATCTTATTCGTTTGGGTTTATATCTCATGGATGATCGTATTATTAGGCGCCTTAATAACAGCGTCACTTCCGGATTTTTTTAACCAATTACAAGAACAACAAAATGAAAGCCATCATTCAACGAGTCAGCCAAGCGAAGGTTGA